The Raphanus sativus cultivar WK10039 chromosome 2, ASM80110v3, whole genome shotgun sequence DNA segment attttaaaatttcctGTTATTCAACTAATGatttctaattttgttttcaaattttgtgtTATTGAATATGACATTTATCTAAAGTCACTAAAAATCATTTgtaatccactgttattcaattaataatttataaaaactgaatcaaatccactgttattgaaagataaacaattttaaaaagaaaaaactatgaaAAGGATTTGAAGCAAACTTTTCTATTATTCCAAGGCAAAACTATCGTAACTCAAATCCCACCTCTATGCATGTTATTTGGAGAGAcccaaaatcaatattaaaaaataaccaAAGGAAAAGACGATCTATGAAGCTCACACCTCTGTATATGTTGACTCGTTTCCGAAACTTTCTCTCGCAAGCTTGACGGTAACGATGAAGCTTCTGCAGCGTTCATCGATATGCGCAAAGCGCGTCGTGGTCGACGCAAGGCACCACATGCTAGGCCGTCTTGCTTCGATCATCGCCAAGGAGCTGCTCAACAGACAGAGAGTCGTTGTCGTCAGATGCGAGGAGATATGCCTGTCAGGTGGATTGGTTCGacagaagatgaagaacatgAGGTTTCTCTGGAAACACATGAACACTAAACCTTCTCACGGTCCCATTGACTTCAGGGCTCCCTGTAAGATCTTCTGGCGTACCGTTCGTGGGTTCGTTGTCTAATCCCTCCACTTTAGAACTTGTACACGTGTTGTTTTTGCGTTTGTTGCGGATCTTGTGATTGAAGATTCAAATTGGAGTGTTGGGTGTTTGTATCAATGGCTTAGGTTACAGAAAGTGTCGGCCTTTTCATCATTATGTGAACTTTTtcttgaaaatgaaaattagacTGTAGGGTGTTTGTATCAGTAGCTGCAATTACATGGGGTCATTAGTGAACGTATTAGGTTACAGAAAGTGTCTGGCTTTTATATTGTGTAGTTTGTATTTgtcagacatttttttttttggaaatgtaTTGCTGTAGTTTGGAAGTTTTATGAGatgtttttgaaaatgtttgtttgttatGGCAGGATGATTCCACACAAGACCAAGCGTGGAGCACTCGAAGCTGCTGCTTTTGGACATTCCACTGGAGCTGCTGCTTTTGCACGCTTGAAGGTCTTTGAAGGAGTCCCACCACCTTACAACAAGGTCAAGAGAATGGTTATTCCTGATGCTCTCAAGTAAACATCCTTTTCAACCCTTTCTTTTGTTTGCTCATAGCTATTGAAAGTGTCCAGTGTCTTCCAACTGGTTTTCTAAATTATGCCCCTTTTGTTCGTGCATAGGGTTTTTGAGACTCCAGGCTGATCACAAGTACTGCTTGTTGGGCCGTCTGTCTTTTGAGGTTGGCTGAAACCATTACGATACCATTAAGATAGAATCAGAATTGGCATCAATTACATGGGGTCATTAGTGAACGATACCATTGAGCTCAGATCCCAGCTCGATGTTCTTGCACCCATCAAGTACTGAGAATTAGCATCTATTATTTGGTTTAATACTTGCTTTGGTGCTCGTCTCGGTTCTaccttttgaattttgtttgtgCTTTTGGTAGCTTGTAAATTTCACGTTCTTGCTCTGTTGAAAAGAGTGATTACTTCacgtttaaaaataattagactTTGACAAGTACTCTGAAATTTAAAGATCAAATGATCTCAAGTACTctgaaatttaagaaaaaattacacCCAAatctatttccttttttaaaatacCATCCATATAAATGAGATTTAGCTCAAGTCTCTTCAAACTccaatattttttcaaatctacccaaagttttaaaatccatgattcaatacaccccccttagtCTTGAAACTTTAGCAGATTGTGGTCCAGTCTTAGTATCCATGTCGGCAATTAGAAGTATTCAGTTTCAAAACTTCAACAATCTATCAAAATGGTTGGGCAAGAAATATACTAATTAAGTCAGAATTAGGATCCAAATGGTAATATGTAAAACAATTGCGGAATAATTACGGTGCAAtcttaattataacaaaaacatataaatatataatatcttttttgaacaaaaatatataatatctatatGTAGGTTCTGAATGTTACAAACTGCACCGTACAATTAATAGTCATAAAAAtgtttacataaatatatgtatttatatgtttttgtaattattaagaCTTCATTGTAGTTGTCTCAAATATTGTCGTTTGGATCCATAgaaatttttgttactattaacTGCCGTGCCGTACGGTTCGTGAATTTAAGATAATGCAAATCGAATGATGATTCATGTAGCATGGTTGAGAGCTGTAGATTGGAGGaagcaaatcaatcaaatcAGATATTTTAGCCGAAAGTAGATAAGCCAGATATTACTGGCTAGCGAGTCGCAAGTGGACGAATATAATttgcaaaatttaaatttatagtttagagCGGTGGAATGAAATACAACATTACAACCAACAGAACAATAAAATGAAAAGTATGAATAAGAAGACGATAATAACTCGATAAGTGATGTACGTACGTCGAACCAGTTTTAGATTCTTGAAGATAACGAGACACGAATAAGACAGTTGTAATGGTTTCATTTCAACGACTCGAGTCAGTCAATGCCATTCACTAAACACTATAAATATAGAGGATGGAAATGTAGGATTTATacgaagaaacaaaaaacaagcATTTGTTGAGACTTGAGATCAAAGATCATGTCTTTAAGTCCGAGAGATCCACTTGTGCTTGCAAGAGTTGTGGGTGATGTTGTTGATCCTTTCATGAGATTGATCTCTCTTAGGGTCAATTATGGCCAAAGACAGGTTACTAATGGTTTGGATCTAAGGACTTCTCAAGTTCTTAATAAACCAACGGTCGAGATCGGAGGAGATGACCTCAGAAATTTCTACACTTTGGTTCGTCTTCTATCATCTAATTAATTTTGTCAATTCCTTCCTTAAATGTTGGGCTTGGGAATATTAACTCAAGTGTTATATTATACTTAACTCTTTTCTTCTTATCTACCTAGTTTACTAGTTACGTGATGTTTTCCGAGTGTCTTGCATGCATAATTGCTTTGGGTTTTTAGTGATTTTGATTTTCCGGGAATTTTCTTGATTATTATgttaactaatttttaaaaaatttcttcaagatttctataaaaaatcataagttcttataaattaattaataatattggaactataatattttaaatttatagagatttataGAGATTTATAGAGAACTTGATTACATCAATAAACCAATTTGGTATAAGAtaagataattaatttattaaatagtgGTTTAATATGTTTAAATGTACGTACTTTTCGAAATCATAAATATCTGAGACAAAATATAATGAACTAGCAATTGACATATATGAATTGAATACATATTTTGGACATCAGGACATGTAACTAGTACTACCTTAATTCTATTAATTAGCTTCAGCTTTTTGTTAAGATAAGTTAAGCCTTTCATTAATTCTTGTGTTATCATCTGCCAGCTTTAAAAATATGGAACACAAAAATATGTGTTTGTTCATGTTTTCTTGATCTTTTGatctttcatcatcttcttatTCGGTTCGTGTTGACGGGGTATAAATGAGAAGGTTATGGTGGATCCAGATGTGCCAAGTCCAAGCAACCCTTACCTCCGAGAATATCTCCATTGGTTAGTGTCATCTCTCTAATCATTTCATTCAAATTTACATGAGAGAAATACAACCCCACACTCACAGAGATTCTGTACAAGTACAGAACATGACTTATAGTCAGGTTAGTTTTGTTTCCATTTAAGAATTAAGAGTGTGCATGTTATATCATAACTTATCTACGCAACATATGTTTTTCGTCTCacctttataaaaatacatatgatTGGAAACTTTGAAAGACTATGATGTATCAAACATCAAGAGCATTTAAGTATGCGGCTAAACAATATCTTAAATctctagcaaaaaaaaaacaatatcttAAATCTAAATGGATGCTCTCATTACAGGTTGGTGACTGATATACCTGCCACAACTGGAACCGCTTTTGGTGAGTTTATTTAACTCTGTATATTCACTAAGCCATACATGCAAATATGCAATTAGTCAAGTGTTTGCCATGAAGTGGACAGTAAAGAGAGCTTTTATAggatttttaatgttaaaatccttcaactaaatttgttttgggtaaaaacccctaaactaagtatttaatgaataaacccccaaattaactttatttaatgaattaaaccctTTTCGGTCATAATTACAAGTACTACCGGTAATTTTTTAGTTTAGAggtttttatattaaacaaaacataagtgGGGGGTTTTACcactacaaattaaaaaatcaaaatataataacatttatctaaaaattaataactttaatattccaaaattagcatttttaaaaactttctgtaaaatatatgagtagtgttttttaaatcaacattatatatgtagaaattaaaaatgtataaacccataaaatataacaaaattatctaaagatttatctattttcttgtgttttacatttttaacttttagaTAGTTTTTATTACGGGTAAAtcttaagataatttttattatattttcttgttttttacaattttaatttatacatatataatgttgacttttttaaaaaaaactagactcatatattttacatatttttttaaaaaattaattttggaatattaaaattattaattttaggataatgttattatattttgaatttttttatttctaatggTAAAATCCCtcacttatatttttttaatgtagaAACCCCTAGACCAAAAATTTACCGGTAGTACTGGTAATTATGATCGAAAAgagtttaattcattaaataaagttaatttgggggtttattcattaaatacttagtttgaagttttttacccaaaacaaacttaattGAGGGGTTTTAACGTTAAAATCCGCTTTTATATGCTGCAAACAATTTTAAGTGGAAAATATTATAGCCCGTTTCATATATTataggacaagacttgggttcaccccctcgGATGAACCTTTATATTCACCACTTGATTTATGACCAATCAATatgacatgtagataattaaataaaaattattaaatatatttaaaaatagctaaaaaaagaataataccaattttaaattataaatcttaattctaaaccctaaagtttaattcctaaatccaaactctataccctaaacccaaatcatataccctaaacccaaatcatataccctaaactcaaactgtatacgctaaacccaaatcctataccctaaacccaaatcttataccctaaacccaaattctatatcCAAAtgctataccctaaacccaaaccgcatactctaaactcaaattctaaatcctaaacccaaacagtaaaccttaaatctaaactctataccctaaacccaaatcatagaccctaaacccaaaccgtatactctaaacccaaatcctaaaccctaaatccaaaccgtaaactcatagggtttagggtttagaatttgattttggggtatacggtttgggtttagggtatagcaTTTGGatctagggtttagatttaaggtttacagtttgggtttaaaatctaggatttgggtttagggtttagaatttggttttagggtatacggtttgggtttagggtatagcaTTTGGatctagggtttagatttaaggtttacagtttgggtttaaggtctaggatttgggtttagggtttaggatttgagcttagggtttagaatttgagtttagggtatagaatttggatttaagaattaatgtttagggcatagaaattaagatttagggtttagaattgacattattcttttttagctatttttaaatatatttaatactttttatttaattatccacATATTACATTGATTGGTCATAAATCAAGTGGTGAATATAAAGGTTCACCCCAGGGGATGAACCCAAGTCATgtactatattatatatgtcCATGCAACAATTCGTAgcaataaccaaaatatatgtttgatgaTTATTTGTTAAGGCAATGAGTTGGTGCACTATGAGAACCCATGTCCCACTTCAGGAATTCACCGAGTAGCCTTGATGTTGTTCCGGCAACTTGGAAGACAAACGGTTTATGCACCTGAGTGGCGCCAACGCTTCAATACTCGTGAGTTCGCTGAGAACTATAATCTTGGTTTACCCGTTGCTGCCGTTTTCTTCAACTGTCAGAGAGAGAATGGCTGCGGAGGAAGAAGAACATAGATATCCATGCCTCCGTCCTCTTAAGTAATCCATTTGTGTACTGTATAACCTTATATTTACGCATCTAGATCAGGTTGTTGAAATAAGAATATGATGATATGACTAAACAGAAGGTGATGCATGCTGACATCTATGATCTATGTAAGGTACTTTATATGTAATAATTGAGAGGGAGGAATGAATATGGATGTTTTACTTCTATGGTGTATGATGTGACTTTTCATTTCATAGACAAACTTTATATCAGCGTTGCATATGTTTTCATTGGCATCTGCTCTGGGACAATTCTTAATACTTGACTTTCTGAAAAGAATGACTATAGAAGCTTGCCGGCATTTGGAAAGGGTAAAGAATAATGCTTTTCCTAAACATAGAAAAAGTTGAAAGAAAATAGGGAACTATTCTTTTTTTGATGCAAAAATATCCAAACTACACATTTTGCATCAAAATACATAAAGCCACTTTTctacaaaaatacaaatgtaATTTAATAGTTCAATAATGTGTTAAAGGCTTGAAAAAAATTGTGCGTATACGTTTGATATTTAACATTGACAGGGagaagataatatatatatacttgtatTACATCTTTTGCACAGTTATACTTTTCAGTTTAGAATCTTTCCAAAACTGAAAATGTAGTCTAGTGATTTGTGTTAGTGTTAATatttgaaaaggaaaaagaaagaaagaagaaaatatgttttttcaaaaagaaaagaaaagaatacaATATGGATATATAGAAAAGCACAAACACAAAGGAAGCAGGAAAAGGAGAGGATGCTCTTACATGAGGTCTCACTTGGTGTAACGTCATACGCAGCCAGCCACATCTTTGATTAAGTGCGTACATCAGAATAACGAATGTGCTGCAAAAAACATGAGATGAATATAAACgtcatattattatatatatagttgtaaTCAATAATCATAGTTGTAATCGTAGTTGAAGTACAAAATCAAATCATACAAATTGGTTTAAAAGTCGAGAACATGCAAGCACTTTTCGTTCACTTTATTCAGGTAACGATCATGTCAAACTCCAACGTTACACACCGGAGCCATTTAACCGCGAGCCATAGTGGATTTTGGATTCTTAACCGGTTAAGCTGACCCAAAGAAAAACACGGTTGTGCTTATAAAGAAAGGATAAGTTATATGCTAAATAAAAAGGATTATTTGAAAAATACCTTACTtgtttttctaaatttgaaGAATACATCttattgaaaacaaaacaaaacccgATGCATTGAAACAGTAAATGGCGAATCCCTGGTTCCCACACAACAGTGCTTCCGCCCCGTCTCCTCCGTGCTTCACTTCTGGTGATAGTCCCCTCCCTCCCCCCATCCCCCTGACCCTCCTGACCCTGATGACCCTTTCCCTCCTCTCGGTTCCTCCTCACCCAAACCTAACCGCTTCTCGTTACAAACTGCTAGATCTAATCGGCCTGTAGCGAAGCTCCCTGTCCCCAAAACTGTTGCTGTATCTGCTCTTGGAGCCTCAGCTTCTAAACCTACTGTGTCTTCTAGCTCTGTAAATCTCAGATCTGGAAACACTGTTCCCCTTAACCATGAAAACTTTAAGATACTGCCTCCAAAGAGCTCCTCTCCTATCCAAACTAATAAAGCGTCTGGAGCTTTTCCTAATACCTCTGCTCCCTCTCTGTTCCCATCTACTGCTCCCTCCCTGAACCCTAATCCCAAAACTGTTCCTGTTACCACTATCCCCCCTTCGCCCTCTCCTAGCCAATCCGACCCTCCGCCTCCTGTTCCCCTTCTCCTAAACCCTCATCTACCCTCCCTGATGAAACCACTCATGTAAATAACTCAACTGCTAAACCGCAGGCCTCCTCAACTCCCCCTCTTGTCCAGAGAATCAGGCAGAAAGAAGACAAGTCTTTGAAGCGCCTTGCTCCGGTCTCTTTGTCGGATAAGGGTATTCCTCGAGTCTTGATTCCTGACAGTGTCTTTCAGAAGGGTGCTGAAATACACAAAGATTTTATTATATGCTACTTCAATGGCAGACCCCCTGCATTTACTCATATTCAAAGTGTGCTCAATCACATGTGGGGAAAAGGGAAAAGAGTTGAAATACACACTAACCCTTTGTCCCGCTCTATGCTGGTCCGCATTCCCTCTGATTACTTGCGGCAGAAAATATTGGAGAAGAGTGTTTGGTATGTTGGAGAATCCATGTTCCATGCTGTGCAGTGGTCTTCCTCAGCTGCCTCTCAAGCTCCACCTTTGGAATCTATCCAGATATGGGCTCATTTAACAGGCGTTCCCCTTGACTTAAGGCACACACAAGGTCTCAGTCTTGTAGCTGGTTTAGTGGGAGACCCTAAAGAGACAGATGAATTCACTCTAAACTTGGTCAGTCTCACCCTCTCGCATGTGAAAGTTGCGGTTGATCTAACGAAACCTCTCCCTAACGTAGTGGAGTTTATGCGAGAGAATGGTGAGGTCGTTGAAGTTCAGGTCTCTTATCCTTGGGTCCCTCCCACCTGCTCTCATTGCAAAGAACTGGGCCATGTCTCCCGCAATTGCCTGCTTCTTCCTCCTCCGTCTAAAACAGATTTACCTGCAAAAAAGAGTGCAAAGTCAGCTCCACAATCAACTGccaaagataaacaaaaaattaaccCTGAAGCAACTGCTAAAGATAAACAGAAAATGTATCTTGAACCTGCTGTCAGTGTTTCTGATCCTTCCCCCCCTGCAgcccctcctcctcctctccctctccctcttcCCACCCTCAACCTAAACTACCAAAATCCTCTGTTTTGTCCTTATCCCCGCTTGCTCCTTCCTCCTCTAAACACCTTTTGGCCACCCCTGTTCTAAAGCCCCCTATTGCTGATCCTATCCTAAATCCCATTGGTTCCCCCTTGAGCCCTCCTGACTCTTTTTATGCCCCCTCTCTCAAAAGACCCCGCCCTGATCCTAACCCACAGTTGTTCCCCTCTTTTTTGGCCCAACTATCCTTTTTCTCTGCCTCTTCCTCCTCCCCAGCCTTGACTCTTCCTCCTTCTGACCCTGCTCCCGCTTTAACCCTTTCTAATCCTTACTCTGTTTTGGTTCCTGATGGTTCTCTACGCCATGAAGAGACCATTGACTAAACTCCCCTATGTAtagtaaactatttttttggaatGTCCGTGGTCTAAATGACCCGGTTAAACATAAGCCCTTTTGTGATTGGTTAGCCACCCATCAGCCCCTTTTTGGTACTCTATTGGAGACACATATTAAGGATCAATCTCTGAGTTACTTGATGAATAAACTTTGTAGAGGATGGAAATATACCTCAAATCATGCCGATGATGCTGATGGTAGGATTGTGGTAATTTGGAGGGAAACGATAGGAGTGCAGGTGCTCCAACAGTCTCGGCAAGCTATCACATGTGAAGTTCGGATTCCAGGAAACGCTCCCTTCCTTTACACGGCCATATATGCCTCTAATGAGAGGGCTGAGCGCACTGATCTGTGGGTGGAGCTACTGAGCATGGCCCACTCGTTCTCTCTTGACACTACCCCCTGGGTTTTAGCTGGAGATTTTAACCAAATCATCCACTCTGAAGAGCACTCCCTGTCACATGTAAACGCCCTAAGCCATGATATGATAGAGCTCAAGGACTGCTTAACTCAGTTGGGAGTATATGATCTGCGCTTCTCTGGCCCTCGGTTCACCTGGACAAACCGTCAACCAGAAGGTCCTATTGCAAAAAAGCTTGACCGTCTTCTAATAAACAACCCGATCCTAAGCCTTTTTCCACACTGTTCTGCCACCTTTCACCCTCCTTCCTCCTCTGACCATAGCCCCTGCACTCTTGACCTAGCCACTAAAGTCCCTTCCTCCGGTAACCGCCCTTACAAGTTCTATAACTACCTCACAAAGCACCCAGACTTTCACTCAGTCGTGTTTGCTGCGTGGACTCGAGCCGGAAGTGCTGTTGGGAACCTTACTGACCTTTactggaaacaaaaacaaataaagagcGAGTTGAAACACTTAAACAGAGAGAATTTTTCACAAATTCAAGTGAGGGTGAGTGAAGCTAACCGTTTACTCTTAGATGTGCAGGTACAGGTCCTTACCTCCCCTACTGCCCAACTTTTTGCGATGGAGAAACAAGCTCTGCAAGTTTGGAACTTTCTGAGGGACATTGAAGAAAGCTACTTCAAGCAGAGGTCAAGAGTTAATTGGCTGAAGGAGGGGGATCAAAACactgtcttcttcttcaggaCTGTGCAGGCAAGACTAAACTACAACTTTATCCGCTCCTTCATGCTCCCTTCAGGCGTTCTCATCACGGACCCGATCCAGATGAGTGTCTACGCAGTATCTCACTTTCAGAAAATTCTTGGGCCTCAACCGGCGCCCCCGCTTGCCATCATTTCCTCAAGGCTATGGTTCCAGTCCCACACTGACTTCTTCTGCTCTGAGACTCTGTGTATCCAAATGACCAAAGTTCCATTAGCAGAGGAAATCACTGAAGTGCTATTCAAGCTAAATCAGAACAAGGCTCCTGGGCCTGATGGCCTCACCTCTGGGTTCTATAAAGCATCTTGGAGCATTCTTGGCCCTGAAGTAATCCAGTCTGTGCGCCAATTCTTCTTGTCTTCGTTCTTGCCAGCTTCTGCAAATGCTACTATACTGTCTATGGTGCCGAAGCATCCAGGAGCATCTCTGATCACTGAGTACCGTCCTATAGCTTGCCTAAACACACTCTATAAGGTGATCTCCAGAATTCTTGTGAGGCGGCTGAAGCCTATTCTCCCATTACTGATAGTTCCCAATCAGACTGCATTTGTCAAAGGAAGACTTTTAGTCGAGAACACCTCATTGGCTGGCGAGTTAGTTCAGGGCTATCATAAGCATACGAGTGCAAAAAGGATCACCATAAAGGTGGATATAGCGAAAGCTTTTGATACCTTGTCATGGACCTTCCTCTTCTCTTGCCTCCAGAGCCTAAACGTCCCTGCGAAGTTTCTCTCATGGCTCCGTGCATGCATCTGTACCACAAATTTCACAGTAAGTTATAATGGCTATGTGAATGGATACTTCAAAGGTACTCGCGGCCTAAGACAAGGAGACCCGTTATCTCCCTATCTCTTTGTCATTGCAATGAATGCTCTCTCGCTTATGCTAAATAAGGCTGCGCAGGAAATGAGGTTTAATTATCATGAAAAATGTCAGGGATCAAAACTTACCCATTTGTGCTTTGCAGACGACTTGTTAATCTTTATGGATGGGTCCCTGGATTCGGTTCAAGCTGTGTTGCAGGTACTTCGTCAATTTGAGCAAAGGTCGGGCCTTGCTGTGAGTGTCCAAAAGTCCTCCTTCTTCGCGTCTGGACTGTCGCAGAGAGAAACAGAATTAATTCAGTTTACTACAGGAATGCCTTTGGGTTCGCTACCTGTACGTTACCTTGGCGTGCCCCTTTGCACCAAGAAGCTGTCTCTCCTGAACTGTGAGGTCTTGCTCCGCCAGATAAAAACCAGACTCTCTTCTTGGAGTGCGAAGGCCCTGTCCTTTGCG contains these protein-coding regions:
- the LOC108840692 gene encoding 60S ribosomal protein L13a-2-like — translated: MKLLQRSSICAKRVVVDARHHMLGRLASIIAKELLNRQRVVVVRCEEICLSGGLVRQKMKNMRFLWKHMNTKPSHGPIDFRAPCKIFWRTVRGMIPHKTKRGALEAAAFGHSTGAAAFARLKVFEGVPPPYNKVKRMVIPDALKVFETPG
- the LOC108830934 gene encoding protein FLOWERING LOCUS T-like gives rise to the protein MSLSPRDPLVLARVVGDVVDPFMRLISLRVNYGQRQVTNGLDLRTSQVLNKPTVEIGGDDLRNFYTLVMVDPDVPSPSNPYLREYLHWLVTDIPATTGTAFGNELVHYENPCPTSGIHRVALMLFRQLGRQTVYAPEWRQRFNTREFAENYNLGLPVAAVFFNCQRENGCGGRRT
- the LOC108837510 gene encoding uncharacterized protein LOC108837510, with the translated sequence MQALFVHFIQSPPSPHPPDPPDPDDPFPPLGSSSPKPNRFSLQTARSNRPVAKLPVPKTVAVSALGASASKPTVSSSSVNLRSGNTVPLNHENFKILPPKSSSPIQTNKASGAFPNTSAPSLFPSTAPSLNPNPKTVPVTTIPPSPSPSQSDPPPPASSTPPLVQRIRQKEDKSLKRLAPVSLSDKGIPRVLIPDSVFQKGAEIHKDFIICYFNGRPPAFTHIQSVLNHMWGKGKRVEIHTNPLSRSMLVRIPSDYLRQKILEKSVWYVGESMFHAVQWSSSAASQAPPLESIQIWAHLTGVPLDLRHTQGLSLVAGLVGDPKETDEFTLNLVSLTLSHVKVAVDLTKPLPNVVEFMRENGEVVEVQVSYPWVPPTCSHCKELGHVSRNCLLLPPPSKTDLPAKKSAKSAPQSTAKDKQKINPEATAKDKQKIPSSSSPSPSSHPQPKLPKSSVLSLSPLAPSSSKHLLATPVLKPPIADPILNPIGSPLSPPDSFYAPSLKRPRPDPNPQLFPSFLAQLSFFSASSSSPALTLPPSDPAPALTLSNPYSVLVPDGSLRHEETID